A stretch of Mesoplodon densirostris isolate mMesDen1 chromosome 7, mMesDen1 primary haplotype, whole genome shotgun sequence DNA encodes these proteins:
- the LOC132494190 gene encoding lysine-specific demethylase 4D-like — MPSKHFGSQNPSCNIKIFHPTVEEFEDISKYTVYMESQGAHRAGLAKVIPPKGWKTSQIYDDIDDILIATPLHQVTTGQAGVFTQHRKKKKAMTESEYHRLTNSEKHQTPFYSDFEDLERKYWKTRPYGSPVYGADVSGSLFHKNRKQWNLGHLGTIQDLLEQECGVVIEGVNTPYLYFGMWKTAFAWHTEDMDLYNINFLPLGEPKTWYAVPLEHGQRLERLARELFPGSSRGCEAFLRHKVALISPTVLKDNGIPFGRVTQEAGEFMVTFPYGYHSGFNWAEAITFATQRWIDYGKVTW, encoded by the coding sequence ATGCCGTCTAAGCACTTTGGTAGCCAGAACCCAAGTTGTAACATTAAGATCTTCCACCCAACCGTGGAAGAATTTGAAGATATCAGCAAATATACTGTTTACATGGAGTCGCAAGGTGCACACCGAGCTGGCCTAGCCAAGGTAATTCCACCGAAAGGATGGAAAACCAGCCAGATTTACGATGATATCGATGACATCTTAATAGCCACTCCCCTCCATCAGGTGACCACTGGGCAGGCAGGTGTGTTTACTCAGCACcggaaaaagaagaaagccatGACCGAGAGCGAGTATCACCGCTTAACAAACAGTGAAAAACACCAGACTCCATTCTACTCTGATTTTGAGGATCTGGAGCGAAAATATTGGAAAACACGCCCCTATGGTTCACCAGTATATGGTGCGGACGTCAGTGGCTCCTTATTCCATAAAAACAGGAAGCAGTGGAACCTTGGCCACCTGGGAACCATTCAGGACCTGCTGGAACAGGAGTGTGGAGTGGTCATCGAAGGCGTCAACACCCCCTACCTGTACTTCGGCATGTGGAAGACCGCCTTCGCCTGGCACACGGAGGACATGGACCTTTACAACATCAACTTCCTGCCCCTCGGGGAGCCTAAGACTTGGTACGCGGTGCCCCTGGAGCACGGCCAGCGCCTGGAACGCCTGGCCAGGGAGCTTTTCCCGGGCAGCTCACGGGGCTGTGAGGCCTTCTTACGACACAAGGTGGCTCTCATCTCACCCACGGTCCTCAAGGACAATGGCATCCCCTTTGGTCGGGTCACTCAGGAGGCTGGAGAGTTCATGGTGACGTTTCCCTATGGCTACCACTCTGGCTTCAACTGGGCGGAAGCCATCACTTTCGCCACCCAGCGCTGGATCGATTATGGCAAAGTGACCTGGTAA